A DNA window from Coffea arabica cultivar ET-39 chromosome 6c, Coffea Arabica ET-39 HiFi, whole genome shotgun sequence contains the following coding sequences:
- the LOC113691488 gene encoding serine/threonine-protein kinase PBL34-like has translation MEKKCGCWAALRLSLSGACKSSDPKNSANSIPRTSLVYDAATETRYLNASNREMCAPDEAQNSSNNPHPDPLPTENKAPCQLLQFSFQELKAATGNFRPDSILGEGGFGYVFKGWIEENGTAPAKPGSGTTVAVKSLKPDGLQGHREWVAEVDFLGQLHHANLVKLIGYCIEDDQRLLVYEFMTRGSLENHLFRRTIPLPWSNRIKIALGAARGLAFLHGGPEPVIYRDFKTSNILLDSEYNAKLSDFGLAKAGPQGDKTHVSTRVVGTYGYAAPEYVMTGHLTSKSDVYSFGVVLLEILTGRRSMDKKRPSGEQNLVTWARPYLADKRKVYQLVDPRLELNYSLKGVQKVSQLACNCLSRDPKSRPSMDEVVKVLTPLQDLNDLAILSYHSRFSQPGRRRKKNDGIHQLSCSQSRSIRDSPLNSGKQHGK, from the exons ATGGAGAAGAAGTGTGGTTGCTGGGCTGCTCTGAGGCTCAGTCTTAGTGGTGCCTGCAAGTCCTCTGATCCCAAAAACTCTGCTAATTCCATCCCAAGGACCAGTCTTGTTTATGATGCAG CTACAGAGACAAGATACCTTAATGCCAGCAACCGCGAGATGTGTGCTCCAGATGAAGCACAAAACTCTTCTAATAATCCTCATCCTGATCCTCTGCCAACAGAGAATAAAGCACCTTGCCAGCTGCTTCAGTTTAGCTTCCAAGAGTTGAAAGCCGCAACAGGAAATTTTAGACCAGATAGCATTTTGGGTGAGGGTGGATTCGGGTATGTCTTCAAAGGATGGATAGAGGAAAATGGAACAGCTCCAGCCAAACCTGGGTCTGGAACCACTGTTGCAGTCAAGAGCTTGAAGCCAGATGGACTGCAAGGCCACAGAGAATGGGTG GCTGAAGTAGACTTCCTTGGACAGCTTCATCATGCTAATCTTGTTAAACTCATTGGATATTGCATAGAAGATGATCAGAGGCTGCTTGTTTATGAGTTTATGACACGGGGAAGCCTTGAAAATCATCTTTTTAGAA GGACCATACCTCTCCCATGGTCCAACAGGATTAAAATTGCCCTTGGTGCGGCAAGAGGCTTAGCCTTTCTCCATGGAGGCCCTGAACCTGTAATTTATAGAGATTTCAAGACATCTAATATTCTGCTTGACTCG GAATATAATGCAAAGCTTTCAGATTTTGGGCTAGCAAAAGCAGGCCCTCAAGGAGACAAAACACATGTCTCTACAAGGGTTGTTGGAACATATGGTTATGCTGCACCAGAGTATGTAATGACAG GGCACTTGACTTCAAAGAGTGATGTTTATAGCTTTGGTGTTGTGCTCCTGGAGATTTTGACGGGTCGGAGGTCTATGGACAAAAAGCGCCCTAGTGGAGAACAAAATCTTGTGACATGGGCTCGGCCATATTTAGCTGACAAGAGAAAGGTTTACCAACTGGTTGACCCCCGTCTGGAACTTAATTACTCCCTTAAAGGAGTCCAAAAGGTTTCTCAGCTAGCTTGTAACTGCTTAAGCAGGGATCCTAAATCCCGCCCGTCAATGGATGAAGTTGTGAAAGTTCTAACCCCACTCCAAGACCTCAATGATCTTGCTATACTAtcttatcactctcgcttttcTCAACCAGGAAGGCGTAGGAAGAAAAATGATGGAATTCACCAACTCAGCTGCAGCCAATCAAGGAGTATCAGAGATTCTCCATTGAATTCTGGGAAGCAGCACGGTAAATAA